Below is a genomic region from Pan troglodytes isolate AG18354 chromosome X, NHGRI_mPanTro3-v2.0_pri, whole genome shotgun sequence.
tcaaactcctgagctcacgtgatcctccctgGGCCTCTCGAAGCGCTGGGACATCCCGCCCtgataagtttaaaaaaattctttaagccgggcacagtggttcatgcctgtaatctcagcactttgggaggctgaggtgggcggatcacgaggtcaggagatcaagaggatcctaacacggtgaaaccctgtctctactaaaaatacagaacattagcagggtgtggtggtgggcgccggctagggaggctgaggcagaatggcgtgaacccaggaggcggaggctacagtgagccgagatcgtgccactgcactccagcctgggcgacagggagagactccatctcaaaaaaaaaaaaaaaggtttttttaagatgtggggtcttgctatgttactctggctggtctcaaactcctgggctcaaacgatcctccctgGGCCTCTCCAAGTAATGGGACACCCCGCCTGCTAAGTTGAAAaaattttcttagagatggggtcttgctatcttgccctggctggtctcaaactcctgagctcaggcgatcctccctgGGCCTCTCCAAGTAATGGGACACCCCGCCtgctaagtttaaaaaattttcttagagatggggtcttgctatgttgtcctggctggtctcaaactcccgggacACGCCACCCTGTACtaggtttaaaaaattatcttagagatgcggtcttgctctgttgcccaggctggtctcaaactcctgagctcacgcgATCCTCTCCGGGCCTCTCGATGCACTGGCACGTCCTGCTTCgttaagttaaaataatttttttttgaggtgaggtcttgctgtgtggccccggctgctctcaaactcctggcctcaagcgatcctccccggGCCTCTCAAAAGCGCTGGGATCGCGGGCGTGACCGGTCCTTGCAGCCAAGCCTATTCATTCCCATCACCGAGCTGTCACTGGGAGTACAACGTTAGCAAGGACGTCCTGGCGGCAATGTTCCTAGGCATCATGCTACTTTCTATAAGCCTCtcccaaaagacaaaaaatgcaTTGCTCTGGATCAGAATTGCACAAATGAGCTAAGAAGGGGGGTAAGAACCACCAATAACCATATCCTGGTTATTCCAGGACACCTGCGGGCAGGCTCGTTGCCCTATTGGCCTTACAATTACCCTTCACGGTGGAGGGAGCAAGAGCAGACGCCGGCCAGGCATCCGCCGGAAGGGCTGGTCCCAGCCCGGGGGACCCGCAGGATTGAGCTCAAGGTCAAGGCCCGCCAGCCGCAGAGTCCGTCCAAGGGCCCTGCTCAGCGCGCAGGCGCCCTCCAATCCGTGCCGCATTCCCCCCGCCCGCCGGGCCCAGTGCGCACGCGTGGACGTCGCCACGCCCTGCAGCAGCGGTCACGTGATGCGGCCCCCGGAAGCCGGCGGCGCGTGGACAAAGCGATCGCGGCCTTCCACTTCCGGCGCCCGCCTGCAAGGCTCTGCTGCCCACGTCCCCGCCCGACCCGGCCACTCGGTTCCCGTCCCCTATTCCCCGGAGCGGCCGCGCCCGCGTCCCCACCTGCAGCAGCAGCTTGACCCGCTCGATCGGAGCCACGGCCGTCTTGGAGATGGCGGCGGCGATGCCTCCGGCCAAGAAGTCCTTGGCGAAGGAGATGGCCTGTTCCGTCATGGTGGCAGGGCGGGCAGCGGAACGGGAGGACAGCCGGAGAACGGGCGCGGAGAGTGAATGGAGGGCGTCGCTGGCTCAGCCCTGCCGCCGCCGGGACCGAAAAGACGGAGCAGCCACCGCGCAGCCGCTAAGACGCCGACGCCACGCCCACTCTCCGCCCCCGCGCCTGCTCGCGCCGCTCCCATTGGCTGCgccgcccggccccgccccgccccagccTGCGTGCCTCGCCTCTGACGGCTGCCGGGAATCCCGCTGCGTCCCGCCCCGCACTCCAGCGAACCGCGCCCATTGGCTGCGCTCCCCGGAGACGCCCCGCCCCGCATCCCTAGGTATGCCGGGAGCCAGGCCCCGCCCATGCGCCGTAGGGGCCGCTGGGGGTTCCGCGGCAACCTTGACCTTGTGAAGGTCACGCCGCTGCCAGTACCCGAGCGGGCGGGAGGGCGGCTGCGGAGTCAGAAGCCCACCCTGATGCCCCGTTCGCTCCGAGTGCGCCGTCCGCTTTCTCCCGGAGGCCGCGGCGACCCCGCCGGGATGTGCGACATGTGGTGCCCCGACCCCCGATCCTTGACCCTTGACCTCCAGGCAGCTCCGACCCTTTCAACACTCTCCGGGGTCGTGCGTCGGGAGACCCCGGCCCCTGCCCGCGTGCACCCGGGGAGCCCCGCGCGAAGCCTGCGGCGGCTTCCACGTGGGCGCGGCTCAGTCCCGCTACCGATCCGTGACTCCGCGCCGCCCTCCGCGCCCGGCCTAGGTTGGTGGCGGGGGGGGATCTCTGGGTCTCCGTTCTTTGACCCCGCGGTGCCCTCCGCGCCGGGGCTGGGGGTTCCGTGGGCCGCGCCCACCCGCCCGGGCTCCCCTATTTCCCCGTGTCTGTGCCCGTGTCTGCCCGGCGGGGGCTGCGGCCGGGGTCCTCCTTCCCGACCTCCCACTccgcccttcctccctccctcccgcctccctccTCCCGCCTCCCTCCtccgtcctccctcctcctctcccttcccggCTCTCTCCCGCCCGCCCTTTTCTCCCGTCTCTTCCTTCCCTGCTTGCCTTTGCTTTTTGCTGCTTTCCCGCCTCcctcctttttctccctctttccgtGTCTCCCTTcgtttccctcccttcctttttctttcatttctctctccctttctccttcctttcttgctacctttcttccctctttttcatttttttcctccctttttctgcttttctccctccgcccttcctctgttttttctttgcttcctccctcttttttctccctctttctgtctctccttcccttttcctctttccttcccttcctcccttttctgcttttccctccttccctctcttttccttttcctctttatttcctgtcttccttcctctcgtccctttctcccctctctcttttccgttttttttttcttttgagacagagtttcgctcttgttgcccaagctggagtgcaagctccgcctcccgggttcaagcgattctcctgcctcagcctccagagtagctggaatgacaggcatgcgccatcacgcccagctaattttatatttttagtagagacggggtttcaccatgttggacaggctggtctcgaactcccaacttcaggggatccgcccacttaggcttcccaaagtgctgggatgacaggtatgtgagccaccacgcctagctgtctcttttccgttttttttttttttttcatttttcctctctccctttgcctctctttttcttcttccttttattctttcctgtcttgctctttccttcctgtttctccctttctccccgttttccttttttttttttttttgagatggagacttgttctatcaccgaggctggagtgcagtggcgtgatctcagctcactgcaacctctgcctctcaggttctagagattcttctgcctcaacttcccaagtagctgggattacaggtgccagccaccccacccggcttttttttttttttttttttaaggacagatggggtttcaccatgttggccaggctggtcttgaactcctgacctcaggtgatccgcccacttcggcctcccaaagtgctggattacagccgtgcgccactgcaccccgcccccttttcttttttcttctctcctccgtCTTTTTCTATCCTACCTCCctgcctctttcctctctcctccctccttttcctttttcttctctcctccctccctcctgttttTCTCCAtcattccctctctcttcctttctttttctccctttccccctttgcctccctcccctttttctttcctgtctccctgtctcctttgctcttttcctccctttcgcccgtccctccctccccgccttccttttcacttctttcccttcccaccgCTTCGTTTCCTGCCTTtccctgtctctccctttctttcctgcttttccctgtctctccctttctttccctctcctcccgctctccctccttcctccctttcctcccttcttttccttcctcttctttccctgtgtctttcttttttctttgcttctcccttccttttctctccttgtgTCTTTCTCgctcttgtttttcctttctctcccttgtgTACTGAGAAAGTGACAGTCCTTGGCTGTGGGTGGGCAGGAGTGACCCGCCCCGGAGAGCGGGGTCACCCTGGGTGACTCCTGGGTGCAGCTGTGAGCCCTGCCTGAGGCTTTTCCTGACCTCTGGGGAGGGCAGCTCAGCCTGGGGCTGGAGGTTGGggccagctctggaggctggagtggCTGCTGGGCGGCGGGACAGGCGCCTCAGAAGTCACTGAGGCATGGGTAGGTCTAACCTTGGGACATTGCTGTGGGGAGGGCTGTGGAGACCAAGCACATTCCTGAGGCTCTGCCAGGGCAGCGGGGGTGGACAGTGTCCCCTGAGGACCCAGGACCAAGCCAGGCTCGCTACAGGGGTCCTGGAATAGAGGACAGAGGCCGGGAGCGCTGTGGGtgctgggcaggggtggggagttTGCTTGGGGAGCTGCGCCTTACAGACCTGTGTTTGTTTCCCAGCCTCAGTGAGGCCGAGCTGGACGGGGCCCTGGTGCTGGTTTTCAGTGCCTCAGCGAGGCCGGGACCAGAGCTGCTATTTCCAGATGAGGCTGGCTCGCATCTGCTCTGGCCGGGGCTCCAGGTCTGAGCCCTGGAACACGGCGTTCCCTTTCCAAGTCTGCAAAGCCTGTCTTAGGGGAGAGAAAAAGTTTCCTTCCACGCGGGTGGGGACGGCTAACCATGTCCAGACACTGAGACGGTGCTCTGTGTGCTCAGCCCTCAGCCTGCACTGGCTTGGTGGCTTGGTGGCTTGGTGACCCGCCAGCAGGGTGGTACTGTCTGTGGGCTCTGCTCAAGCTCCTCTCAGAGCCAGGAGGATGCCCGCCTGCTTGGGCTTGGCACCCAGCATGTGCTTGGCAAATGGCTtctgggatggatggatggatgggtgaatggataacggatggatggataatggatggatggataatggatagatggatggatgatggatggatggatggatggatgatggatggatggataatgaatgggtgggtggatggatggatgtgctCGATCGGCAAATGCTTCTGGAATGGATGGATAATTGGATGGgtaatgggtgggtggatggataatggatagatggatggataatggatggatggatggataatggatggatggatggataatggatagatggatggataatgtatagatggatggataatggatggatggataatgaaCAGAtgatggataatggatggatggataatagatggatggatagataatgAACAGAtgatggataatggatggatggatggataatggatggatggataatgaaCAGAtgatggataatggatggatggatggataatggatggatggataatgaaCAGAtgatggataatggatggatggatggataatgggtgggtggatggatgatggataatgggtggatggatgaataatgGATGCTTCTAGGATGGACGGataatgaatgggtggatggataatgaatgggtggatggatggatagatggatatgTTTGCTTGGCAAATGATTctagaatgaatggatggatggataatgaatgggtgggtgggtggatggatggatgcgcTCTTTTGGCAAATGCTtctgggatggatggatggatggataatggatggatagatggataatcAATGAGTGGGTGCATGGATGGATAGCTGGATGTGTTTGCTTGGTAAATGATTCtggaatggatgggtggatggatggatggatggatggataatgaatgggtgggtggatggatgtgcTCGATCGGCAAATGCTTCTGGAATGGATGGATAATTGGATGGgtaatgggtgggtggatggataatggatagatggatgtgCTCACTCAGCAAATGCTTCTggaatgaatggatgatggatggatggatggatggatggaaggatggatggatggatggatggatggatgaatgaattgcTAATTG
It encodes:
- the LOC112206876 gene encoding uncharacterized protein LOC112206876; this translates as MRRRGRWGFRGNLDLVKVTPLPVPERAGGRLRSQKPTLMPRSLRVRRPLSPGGRGDPAGMCDMWCPDPRSLTLDLQAAPTLSTLSGVVRRETPAPARVHPGSPARSLRRLPRGRGSVPLPIRDSAPPSAPGLASVRPSWTGPWCWFSVPQRGRDQSCYFQMRLARICSGRGSRVLHVGLSLGH